A DNA window from Pungitius pungitius chromosome 1, fPunPun2.1, whole genome shotgun sequence contains the following coding sequences:
- the LOC119222894 gene encoding exocyst complex component 6B — protein MASVETAAEHERILREIESTDTNCIGPTLRSVYDGQEHGPLHGEPRRADQEPRPRDREDVQPPLPGLRGLHHGAAQVRGEAQKLKSQVTETNQRLQDDGKELMGSMEELQKCRLQQRNIASTIDKLSHCLPVLEMYSRLQEQMSAKGQFPILLSGLNLCPCPNLT, from the exons ATGGCGAGTGTGGAGACAGCCGCCGAACACGAACGCATCCTGCGGGAGATCGAGAGCACCGACACCAACTGCATCGGACCGACCCTCCG GTCGGTGTATGACGGCCAGGAGCATGGCCCTCTTCATGGAGAACCTCGACGTGCGGATCAGGAACCACGACCGCGAGATCGAGAAGATGTGCAACCACCACTTCCAGGGCTTCGTGGACTCCATCACGGAGCTGCTCAAGTCCGAGGGGAGGCGCAGAAGCTGAAG AGTCAGGTGACCGAGACCAACCAGCGTCTTCAGGATGACGGCAAAGAG CTCATGGGCTccatggaggagctgcagaagtgTCGCTTGCAGCAGAGGAACATCGCCTCCACCATAGACAAGCTGTCGCACTGCTTACCAG tccTGGAGATGTACAGCAGGCTTCAGGAGCAGATGAGTGCCAAAGGTCAGTTTCCGATTCTGTTGTCTGGGTTAAATCTCTGCCCTTGCCCCAATTTgacatga
- the tkfc gene encoding triokinase/FMN cyclase isoform X1 codes for MEPKKKLINSVDSCVDEAIWGLVRASGGLSLLKGHRVVLRSDLDKLRGRVALLSGGGSGHEPAHGGYLGAGMLSAAVAGGVFASPPPASILAAILSLHAAGASGVLLIVKNYTGDRLNFGLAAEQARRRGVAVDTVTVAEDCAFDRPGKAGRRGLCGTIFVHKLAGALAEEGSSLARIVSTVTEVLQGVGTLGVSLSPCSVPGSLPSFELPPGVMELGLGIHGEPGIKRSKVVSADEVVKTMIDHMTNPGSQSHLPLKPGDAVVVCVNNLGALSCLEMAVVTRAAIVCLEGRGVVVARVMSGSFMTSLEMAGVSLSLMRADQETLRLFDAKTSAPAWPNLSSACVSGRNYVTEPQAASGRPQDDAHSDGPLSPVMRAALERVCSALLEKQDELNALDRAAGDGDCGNTHAQAAGAIREWLQHHVVPGCPGRLLSVLAGLVQDKMGGSSGALYSLFLTAAAGHVTEEQSNAAAWATAMHAGTQAMRRYGGADPGDRTMLDALCPAVDELMKLTTAPPGGQIAVLRAAVQKAAAGAESTRDLAARAGRASYIAAERVTLPDPGAVAVASVLRAVLESLEGGAGE; via the exons ATGGAG CCCAAGAAGAAGTTGATAAACTCGGTGGACAGCTGTGTGGACGAGGCCATCTGGGGCCTCGTGAGGGCCAGCGGGGGCCTGTCTCTGCTGAAGGGCCACAGAGTCGTGCTCCGGTCCGACTTGGACAAGCTGAGGGGCCGCGTGGCCCTGCTGTCCGGCGGGGGGTCGGGTCACGAGCCGGCACACGGGg gtTATCTCGGGGCAGGTATGCTGTCAGCGGCTGTAGCGGGCGGCGTGTTTGCCTCTCCGCCTCCTGCCAGCATCCTGGCCGCCATCCTCAGCCTGCACGCTGCGG GAGCCTCGGGGGTCCTCCTCATCGTGAAGAACTACACCGGCGACCGCCTCAACTTCGGCCTGGCCGCCGAGCAGGCCCGCCGCCGCGGCGTCGCCGTGGACACGGTGACCGTTGCCGAGGACTGCGCCTTTGACCGGCCCGGCAaggcggggaggaggggctTGTGCGGCACCATCTTCGTGCACAAG ctggCGGGCGCCTTGGCGGAAGAAGGCTCCTCATTGGCCCGGATCGTCTCCACGGTGACGGAGGTGCTGCAGGGCGTCG GGACGCTCGGGGTGAGCCTGTCGCCGTGCAGCGTGCCGGGCTCCCTGCCTTCGTTTGAGCTGCCGCCGGGAGTCATGGAGCTGGGCCTGG GAATCCACGGAGAACCTGGaatcaaaaggtcaaag GTGGTGTCCGCAGACGAGGTGGTGAAGACCATGATAGATCACATGACCAACcctggcagccaatcacatcTGCCCCTGAAACCAG GGGACGCcgtggtggtgtgtgtgaacAACCTCGGCGCTCTGTCCTGCCTGGAGATGGCCGTGGTTACCAGGGCGGCCATCGTGTGCCTGG AGGGTCGCGGCGTGGTGGTTGCCAGGGTGATGTCGGGGTCGTTCATGACGTCGCTGGAGATGGCGGGAGTGTCGCTGAGCCTGATGAGGGCCGACCAGGAGACACTGAGGCTGTTTG ATGCCAAGACCAGCGCACCGGCCTGGCCGAACCTCAGCAGCGCGTGCGTCAGCGGACGCAACTACGTGACCGAGCCTCAGGCGGCGAGCGGACGGCCCCAAGACGACGCGCACTCTGACG GGCCTCTGAGTCCTGTGATGCGTGCCGCGCTGGAGAGGGTTTGTTCCGCCCTGTTGGAGAAGCAGGACGAGCTCAACGCGCTGGACCGCGCCGCGGGGGACGGCGACTGTGGGAACACTCACGCGCAGGCGGCTGGAG CCATTCGGGAGTGGCTCCAGCATCACGTGGTCCCTGGTTGCCCCGGACGACTGCTGTCGGTCCTCGCTGGATTGGTGCAGGATAAGATGGGCGGGTCTTCGGGGGCG ttgtaCAGTCTGTTCCTGACGGCAGCGGCGGGTCATGTGACCGAGGAGCAGAGCAACGCTGCAGCCTGGGCTActgcaatgcatgctgggacacaGGCCATGAGGAG GTACGGCGGAGCCGACCCTGGAGACAGAACAATG TTGGACGCTCTGTGTCCCGCTGTGGACGAGCTGATGAAGCTGACAACGGCACCGCCTGGTGGACAGATCGCGGTACTACGGGCGGCCGTGCAG AAGGCGGCCGCGGGGGCGGAGTCGACCCGTGACCTCGCGGCGAGGGCCGGGCGAGCCAGCTACATCGCAGCCGAGCGCGTCACCCTCCCGGACCCCGGCGCCGTGGCTGTGGCGTCCGTCCTGAGGGCCGTGCTGGAGTCCCtggaggggggagcgggggagTGA
- the tkfc gene encoding triokinase/FMN cyclase isoform X2: MLSAAVAGGVFASPPPASILAAILSLHAAGASGVLLIVKNYTGDRLNFGLAAEQARRRGVAVDTVTVAEDCAFDRPGKAGRRGLCGTIFVHKLAGALAEEGSSLARIVSTVTEVLQGVGTLGVSLSPCSVPGSLPSFELPPGVMELGLGIHGEPGIKRSKVVSADEVVKTMIDHMTNPGSQSHLPLKPGDAVVVCVNNLGALSCLEMAVVTRAAIVCLEGRGVVVARVMSGSFMTSLEMAGVSLSLMRADQETLRLFDAKTSAPAWPNLSSACVSGRNYVTEPQAASGRPQDDAHSDGPLSPVMRAALERVCSALLEKQDELNALDRAAGDGDCGNTHAQAAGAIREWLQHHVVPGCPGRLLSVLAGLVQDKMGGSSGALYSLFLTAAAGHVTEEQSNAAAWATAMHAGTQAMRRYGGADPGDRTMLDALCPAVDELMKLTTAPPGGQIAVLRAAVQKAAAGAESTRDLAARAGRASYIAAERVTLPDPGAVAVASVLRAVLESLEGGAGE, encoded by the exons ATGCTGTCAGCGGCTGTAGCGGGCGGCGTGTTTGCCTCTCCGCCTCCTGCCAGCATCCTGGCCGCCATCCTCAGCCTGCACGCTGCGG GAGCCTCGGGGGTCCTCCTCATCGTGAAGAACTACACCGGCGACCGCCTCAACTTCGGCCTGGCCGCCGAGCAGGCCCGCCGCCGCGGCGTCGCCGTGGACACGGTGACCGTTGCCGAGGACTGCGCCTTTGACCGGCCCGGCAaggcggggaggaggggctTGTGCGGCACCATCTTCGTGCACAAG ctggCGGGCGCCTTGGCGGAAGAAGGCTCCTCATTGGCCCGGATCGTCTCCACGGTGACGGAGGTGCTGCAGGGCGTCG GGACGCTCGGGGTGAGCCTGTCGCCGTGCAGCGTGCCGGGCTCCCTGCCTTCGTTTGAGCTGCCGCCGGGAGTCATGGAGCTGGGCCTGG GAATCCACGGAGAACCTGGaatcaaaaggtcaaag GTGGTGTCCGCAGACGAGGTGGTGAAGACCATGATAGATCACATGACCAACcctggcagccaatcacatcTGCCCCTGAAACCAG GGGACGCcgtggtggtgtgtgtgaacAACCTCGGCGCTCTGTCCTGCCTGGAGATGGCCGTGGTTACCAGGGCGGCCATCGTGTGCCTGG AGGGTCGCGGCGTGGTGGTTGCCAGGGTGATGTCGGGGTCGTTCATGACGTCGCTGGAGATGGCGGGAGTGTCGCTGAGCCTGATGAGGGCCGACCAGGAGACACTGAGGCTGTTTG ATGCCAAGACCAGCGCACCGGCCTGGCCGAACCTCAGCAGCGCGTGCGTCAGCGGACGCAACTACGTGACCGAGCCTCAGGCGGCGAGCGGACGGCCCCAAGACGACGCGCACTCTGACG GGCCTCTGAGTCCTGTGATGCGTGCCGCGCTGGAGAGGGTTTGTTCCGCCCTGTTGGAGAAGCAGGACGAGCTCAACGCGCTGGACCGCGCCGCGGGGGACGGCGACTGTGGGAACACTCACGCGCAGGCGGCTGGAG CCATTCGGGAGTGGCTCCAGCATCACGTGGTCCCTGGTTGCCCCGGACGACTGCTGTCGGTCCTCGCTGGATTGGTGCAGGATAAGATGGGCGGGTCTTCGGGGGCG ttgtaCAGTCTGTTCCTGACGGCAGCGGCGGGTCATGTGACCGAGGAGCAGAGCAACGCTGCAGCCTGGGCTActgcaatgcatgctgggacacaGGCCATGAGGAG GTACGGCGGAGCCGACCCTGGAGACAGAACAATG TTGGACGCTCTGTGTCCCGCTGTGGACGAGCTGATGAAGCTGACAACGGCACCGCCTGGTGGACAGATCGCGGTACTACGGGCGGCCGTGCAG AAGGCGGCCGCGGGGGCGGAGTCGACCCGTGACCTCGCGGCGAGGGCCGGGCGAGCCAGCTACATCGCAGCCGAGCGCGTCACCCTCCCGGACCCCGGCGCCGTGGCTGTGGCGTCCGTCCTGAGGGCCGTGCTGGAGTCCCtggaggggggagcgggggagTGA